In a single window of the bacterium genome:
- a CDS encoding addiction module protein — MSQKAEKILSEAIELPPIERAELIEQLLSSFEFPSRKSIDDLWAAEVEDRIDAYEKGQLLSIPAKQVFDRINKK; from the coding sequence ATGTCCCAGAAAGCCGAAAAAATCCTTTCTGAAGCTATCGAATTGCCGCCGATTGAACGTGCCGAGTTGATTGAGCAACTGCTGTCCAGTTTCGAGTTTCCGTCGAGGAAGTCGATTGATGATCTGTGGGCAGCTGAGGTTGAAGATCGTATTGACGCGTACGAAAAAGGACAACTTCTTTCAATTCCCGCCAAGCAAGTTTTTGACAGGATCAACAAAAAATAA
- a CDS encoding O-antigen ligase family protein encodes MALLVLLGSGFFLASVAMLDQTILQLVLMLLFVSAGFLVRYRLFTAYLVFIFLYPLLPSQFQYLFKLDLVEFLFLSLAFWWAFQRIRSQRWRLPDHPLNPLLSLFLLVSAISVVLALISGHFVLSEVFLLKLKDNWNIFRVNPYSDLAPLHSLIYMMEGMLFFYITIDALDTSEKIQRAARIIFYSAVLVSVLGILQYAFRFQLLEYWIKVNPKIVRINSTFSDPNSLATYLATIVCFAAFAYCSSPVERGRPVHNAGGTPAFHRFSKEALLHIVLVAVVFLALVFTVSRAGIGAAFLALFLLPALLRWAGIDGSKYLRGPTAWLVKRGAYVLMSGFVLLVFTAFVINYQNPKPVSLFQVVMYTFNPQITFDRMLQGRITFWKAAIDLFRDYPVFGCGAGAFTNALRNAPYFQTQPENAHNYFLQILSEIGLPGLILFCAILIQILRYAIKKLRASDVLDFPLIFGLFAGLIAFLLTCFTGHPLLLLKLQFVFWGFIGPLVIQPGSTQPVPRFSWGTRIFICTIILVAAFQIRSTLQSRRIPVYEHGYHEWEKDQEGNNFRWTGRAAISKMEVRGAVLSISLRQLNPEAVKKSAAVKIFVNNELVDNLHLSSFEWKEFKYYLPHLMKGKYAVLRIEPEIWFVPDKRELGIAVGNLAWMCSLSDPIGVHELEQEGTESLYWTRGQASFPLQISGEMISFQLLANPSVEKEPVEALFYWNDTSIKRMILTRAQWQNVSVGIPEGEREGIFTIRVLRTTNPKRMRLGADARDLGVRLSWPLQSGGKPVILQENPTGLLTHAEIYGISNNRNHPFQLVSYPIQSSSSKMQIRSCGVVLRPEPALLDSVSPREGNWIRIFPKSGAPKHVNVSIHVIKNVHLPPGPVVIRMTAMGNIAAGEVPVASLRINDREVARQPVPYEDWKDYYFSVLWPKKGKRLTLEFVNDYYEARQWMDRNLIIKEIVAAAAKQEPRELKPGWQLLPGWVLLAEPVGMNLPFSPLDNCYSISSK; translated from the coding sequence TTCTGATGCTGCTTTTTGTTAGCGCCGGCTTCCTGGTGCGCTACAGACTGTTTACAGCTTACCTTGTTTTTATTTTCTTGTATCCACTGTTACCCTCACAGTTTCAGTACCTTTTCAAGCTTGATCTTGTTGAATTCCTTTTTCTTTCTCTGGCTTTCTGGTGGGCCTTTCAACGAATACGTTCACAGCGCTGGCGGCTTCCGGATCATCCGCTGAATCCGCTTCTTTCGTTGTTCTTATTGGTCAGCGCTATTTCCGTGGTTCTCGCTCTGATAAGCGGCCATTTTGTGTTGTCAGAAGTCTTTCTTCTGAAACTCAAGGATAACTGGAATATTTTTCGCGTTAATCCTTACTCCGATCTCGCTCCTTTGCACAGTCTGATCTACATGATGGAAGGAATGCTCTTTTTCTACATCACGATTGATGCGCTGGATACTTCAGAAAAAATTCAAAGAGCGGCCCGGATCATATTCTATTCTGCCGTTCTGGTATCGGTTCTAGGCATTCTTCAATACGCATTCAGATTCCAGTTGCTTGAATACTGGATCAAAGTGAATCCGAAAATTGTCCGCATTAATTCGACCTTTAGTGATCCCAATTCTCTTGCGACTTATCTCGCTACGATCGTTTGTTTTGCTGCGTTTGCGTATTGCTCCAGTCCTGTGGAGCGCGGACGTCCCGTCCACAATGCAGGCGGGACGCCTGCATTCCATAGATTTTCGAAGGAAGCTCTCCTTCACATCGTGCTGGTGGCCGTCGTTTTTCTGGCGCTGGTCTTTACTGTCTCTAGAGCCGGGATAGGCGCCGCTTTCCTTGCGCTATTTCTCCTTCCCGCGTTACTGAGGTGGGCCGGTATCGATGGATCGAAATATTTGCGTGGCCCAACCGCGTGGTTAGTGAAGCGTGGAGCGTACGTGTTAATGAGTGGGTTCGTGTTACTCGTGTTCACGGCGTTCGTTATCAATTATCAAAATCCAAAACCTGTTTCTCTCTTTCAAGTTGTGATGTACACATTCAACCCACAGATCACTTTCGACCGGATGTTGCAAGGAAGGATTACATTCTGGAAAGCTGCAATTGATCTATTTCGAGACTATCCGGTGTTTGGGTGCGGGGCGGGTGCGTTTACAAATGCATTGCGAAATGCTCCTTATTTTCAAACACAGCCGGAGAATGCACATAACTATTTTCTACAAATTCTTTCGGAAATCGGCCTTCCCGGTCTTATTTTATTCTGCGCGATACTGATACAAATCCTGCGTTACGCAATAAAAAAACTTCGCGCTTCGGATGTCCTGGATTTCCCGTTGATTTTTGGTTTGTTTGCTGGATTGATCGCATTTCTTCTAACCTGTTTTACGGGCCATCCACTGCTTCTTCTTAAGCTGCAGTTTGTTTTCTGGGGTTTTATCGGACCGCTGGTGATTCAACCCGGCTCAACACAACCGGTGCCTAGATTCTCTTGGGGCACACGGATTTTTATTTGCACAATCATCTTGGTGGCTGCTTTTCAGATTCGCTCAACACTTCAATCACGCAGAATCCCGGTTTATGAACACGGTTATCATGAATGGGAAAAGGATCAAGAAGGGAATAATTTTCGTTGGACAGGACGTGCGGCGATTTCAAAAATGGAGGTTCGTGGAGCAGTGCTTTCCATTTCTCTTCGCCAGCTCAACCCTGAAGCCGTGAAGAAATCAGCTGCCGTGAAAATATTCGTGAATAACGAGCTCGTCGATAATCTACATTTGTCAAGTTTTGAATGGAAAGAATTCAAATACTACTTACCTCATTTGATGAAAGGTAAATACGCTGTTTTACGGATCGAACCGGAAATCTGGTTTGTTCCTGATAAGCGTGAGTTGGGGATCGCAGTCGGTAATCTTGCTTGGATGTGCTCGCTTTCTGATCCGATCGGAGTTCATGAATTGGAGCAGGAAGGTACGGAAAGCCTTTACTGGACGCGGGGGCAGGCTTCGTTCCCGCTGCAGATTTCCGGAGAGATGATTTCCTTTCAGCTTTTGGCAAATCCGTCAGTTGAAAAGGAACCTGTAGAGGCCCTTTTTTACTGGAACGATACTTCCATTAAACGGATGATTTTGACCCGGGCACAATGGCAAAATGTCTCTGTGGGTATTCCTGAAGGCGAACGGGAGGGCATTTTCACAATCCGCGTTTTACGGACTACAAATCCAAAAAGAATGAGATTGGGCGCCGACGCTCGAGACCTGGGTGTTCGATTGAGCTGGCCTTTGCAATCCGGAGGTAAACCGGTCATTCTGCAAGAGAATCCAACCGGTCTACTGACGCACGCCGAGATCTACGGTATTAGTAACAACAGAAATCATCCGTTCCAGTTGGTTTCTTATCCTATCCAATCATCCAGCTCAAAAATGCAGATACGAAGTTGCGGAGTTGTGCTGCGGCCCGAACCAGCCTTGCTTGATTCTGTTTCTCCACGAGAAGGGAATTGGATTCGTATTTTTCCGAAATCAGGAGCCCCGAAGCACGTAAACGTTTCGATTCATGTGATAAAAAACGTTCACCTTCCTCCTGGACCGGTTGTGATCCGCATGACTGCAATGGGGAACATTGCAGCGGGCGAGGTACCGGTGGCCAGTTTGCGCATCAATGATCGCGAAGTCGCAAGACAACCGGTTCCTTATGAGGATTGGAAGGACTACTATTTTTCTGTTTTATGGCCAAAGAAAGGGAAGAGATTGACCCTTGAATTCGTGAACGATTATTATGAGGCTCGTCAATGGATGGACAGAAATCTCATCATTAAAGAAATTGTTGCTGCAGCAGCGAAGCAGGAACCACGCGAGTTGAAGCCAGGCTGGCAATTGTTGCCGGGCTGGGTTCTGCTTGCTGAACCTGTGGGGATGAATCTTCCGTTTTCTCCTCTAGACAATTGCTATAGCATTTCGTCAAAATGA
- a CDS encoding flippase: MNLSAGRIEEQQQTGESRRSFSLRWAKNSIFYFASQLAGKGLFFLTTVYLARLLGASEYGKFAFAFGFVTLFSVITKFGLDLLTSRDVGENPQLAAQYFTASLTLRTLLSFVFLFLMLIGILIFNKESEVNRLILLLAISAALQSIAGASTSLFEALQSFVYRSILNVLMYGVIFLALLAATTSNPALDSVGPAFLIGTVLYCVTALSLCHFKVARLSLPRDMKFLWRLFKLALPLGLTEIFIGIYYRVDTVLLSLFTTDEIVGWYDAAYTFVYGLRLLPVTAGMVLLPGLSNLYSKEPQKAAGIYRLTMYYSIAFGLWITFLIAMNSTQLVSLVFGPGFAASSSVLSLLIWTCVIMFANAFQGILLVVTQQRAALFRATALGAISNIVLNLILIPAWDMYGASVATVLSEFCVFLVCAGYLRRFVSVTSFLRFIFAPLLGVLLMATLWFYFGKTNFLLASLLCTLGYFGVFLALRRFGLNEVMRATR; encoded by the coding sequence ATGAACCTTTCCGCCGGTAGAATCGAAGAGCAGCAACAAACCGGCGAATCGCGCCGGTCCTTTTCATTGCGCTGGGCAAAAAATTCCATCTTTTACTTCGCCTCTCAACTTGCAGGCAAAGGACTCTTCTTTCTCACAACCGTTTACCTGGCACGCCTTCTCGGCGCTTCAGAATATGGAAAATTTGCGTTCGCTTTCGGTTTTGTAACGTTGTTTTCAGTGATTACAAAATTTGGTCTTGATCTGCTGACTTCGCGGGATGTTGGAGAAAATCCGCAGCTTGCTGCTCAATATTTTACGGCCTCTCTCACACTTCGCACCTTGCTCTCCTTTGTCTTTCTTTTTCTGATGCTGATCGGAATTCTGATTTTCAATAAGGAATCGGAGGTCAACCGGCTGATTCTCCTGCTGGCAATCAGTGCCGCATTGCAGTCGATTGCAGGAGCCAGCACCTCTCTGTTTGAAGCGCTCCAATCCTTTGTGTACCGTTCCATTCTGAATGTTCTCATGTACGGTGTCATTTTCCTGGCGTTGCTCGCAGCCACAACCTCGAATCCCGCTCTGGATTCTGTGGGACCGGCGTTTTTGATCGGAACGGTCTTGTACTGTGTTACTGCTCTCAGTCTTTGTCATTTTAAAGTTGCGCGGTTGAGTCTGCCGCGAGATATGAAATTCCTCTGGAGGCTCTTCAAGCTGGCCCTTCCGTTGGGTCTCACTGAGATCTTCATCGGAATCTACTATCGTGTGGACACAGTATTGCTGTCGCTATTTACAACAGATGAGATTGTGGGATGGTACGATGCAGCATACACATTTGTTTATGGACTAAGATTGTTGCCCGTCACAGCCGGGATGGTGTTGCTGCCCGGATTGTCCAACCTGTATTCAAAAGAACCGCAAAAAGCCGCAGGAATCTACCGGCTCACGATGTACTATAGCATCGCGTTCGGCCTGTGGATTACTTTCTTGATCGCTATGAACTCGACTCAGCTGGTCTCGCTCGTTTTCGGCCCAGGATTCGCTGCCTCCTCCAGCGTGCTGAGCTTGCTGATCTGGACGTGCGTGATCATGTTCGCAAACGCCTTTCAGGGGATCCTGCTTGTGGTTACTCAGCAACGCGCGGCTTTATTCCGCGCAACAGCTCTGGGCGCAATTTCGAATATTGTTTTGAATCTAATACTCATTCCTGCATGGGACATGTATGGCGCAAGCGTGGCCACGGTTCTATCCGAATTCTGCGTCTTCCTTGTTTGTGCGGGTTACTTGAGACGATTCGTGAGCGTTACCTCTTTCCTCCGATTTATTTTTGCGCCTTTGCTTGGAGTTCTGCTAATGGCTACACTCTGGTTTTACTTCGGTAAAACGAATTTTCTACTCGCTTCGCTCCTTTGCACGTTGGGATACTTCGGCGTGTTTCTTGCGCTGAGGAGATTCGGACTAAACGAAGTGATGCGGGCGACCCGCTAG